CGATGTACAGCGACTCGATCGTCTGCCCCGCCTGAAACAGATGCTGCCCTCGCGACAGCCGCGAGAAGGTCGCCAGCCCGGCCAACGGCTGCAGATCCGCGTCCTCGGCCCCCTGGAAGATGGGCGCGCGGACGAGCAGCGAGAGGGCACGGGCAGTCACGAACCCCATGCTGTCACGCTTTACCTGGTCAGCAGTGTCACCAGCACCTGGGCCGACTGGCGGGCCAGCAGACTGATGGATCCGTCGCCGTCGTGGACCAGGACCTCTCCGGCCCGCGCCACCTGCATGTCCGGCGCCCGGACCTCGACCTCGCCGGACAGCACGGCCAGCAGCACCTGACTGCCGGGATGGCGGTGGGGCGGGATGCCCTGTCCAGGCTCCAGGGTGAACAGCAGCGAGCGTCCACCGGGGGTGACCGCCATGACCTGTGGGGGCGCGGCGCGCTGGATGTCTGGGGCAGGAAGGGGCTGTTCAGTGGTCATTGGACTCTCTGGGTTAGGTGTGTCTGGGTTAAGGACGGGGACGCGCCGGCCAGCGCGAAGCGTTGCAGCGATCCCCGCATGCGTGAGGCCAGTACCAGCATGGCCTGAGCCTCGGGCGGACCGAGATGTTCGGCCAGCGCCGTTTCCCACAGGGCCAGCCACCGGTCAAAGTGTTCGGCCCCCGCGCCCAGATCGCTGTGCGCCGGGCCGGGCTGTCCCCGGTAGGCACTGGGACCGCCGGTCACGGCTCGCCAGAAGCCCTCCAGCCGGGCGATATGCACCGGCCAGCCTGCGCCCGGAAAAGGCCCGACGCGTTGCTTGAAGACCGGGGCCAACAGCTCGTCTTTCATCACTTCAGCGTAAAAGCCCCACAGCAGCGCCCGCAGCCGGGCCTCGCCGATGCGCGAAAACAGCGTCTCGCCCCCGGCGGTCAGCAGCAGCGGGCCGGTCATGCGGCTCCCACGGCGGCGCACAGCAGCACGCTGGCGCCCAGCTTCAGGTGGGTGATCCAGCCCACCACGGCCTCCTCGGCCAAGATGGCGCTGACCGGACAGGCCGGCACACACGCCCCACAGTCGATGCATTCGTCGGGGTGAATCAGATACAGCTCGCCGGCGTCGTAGATGCATTCTACTGGGCAGACCTCGGTGCAGGAGGCGTCCTTGGTGCCGATACAGGGGCTGGTGATGATGTGGGTCATGGACCGAGTGTGCCAGACCGGTGGCGGGTCTGCCATGACCCAGATCAACCTGGGGGGGCAAACCGGGCCAGGTCCTTTCAGAGTGGGTCAAGGCGTCCTCAAGACCGCGGGGCACCCGCGGGAACTTCCGCCGGGGTCACCCCGTATCATGGTACGTATGCAGACCTATCCCATGCCCCGACCGCAGGCGCGAACGGCAGAAATTGTCCGCACGTTCATGGCCCGCACCTATTCCTGGATGGCCGCCGGACTGGCCCTGACTGCCGGAATCGCTTTTCTCACTGCCCAGAATGAGGCCTTTGCCTATCAGATCATGCAGTACCGCATGCCGCTGCTGCTCGTTCAGCTGGGCCTGGTCTTCGGCCTGAGCCTCTTTGCCGACCGCCTGAACAGTGCCGTTGCCGGAATGCTGTTTATCGCCTACGCTGCCCTGACCGGCCTGACTTTCAGCGCCCTGCTGTTCGCCTACAGCCCCGCTGCGGTGATCAGCGCCTTTGCCACAACTGCCGGCACCTTCGCCGCCATGAGCGTGGTGGGCTACGTGATCAAGAAGGACCTGAGCGTAATGGGCCGTTTCTTCCTGTTTGCGCTGATCGGCCTGATCATCGCCATGATCGTCAACATCTTCGTCGCCAGCAGCGCCCTGACCTTCGGCATCAGCATCATTGGCGTGCTGCTGTTCGCGGGCCTGACCGCCTACGACACCCAGATGCTGCGCAACATGGCCCTGAGCGGCATCGAGGGCGAGCAGGCCGAACGCGCCGCCATCAACGGGGCGCTGCGACTGTACCTGGACTTCATCAACATGTTCCTGTTCATCCTGCGCCTGTTCGGCGGCAGCCGGAACTGAGCCCTTCCTCGCACCGTTCCCTCTCAGCAAAGCATCCGCAAGGGTGCTTTTTTTGTTGGGTTTGCGGGCGCAGTGTTCGGGGGCGGCACAGTGTCGGGTGCAGCGCGGTGTCAGGGGCGCAACCAGTACGGCAGGCGGAGTGGCGTGCTGCGCGCCCACTCGAAGTCGAAGGTCTGACGGGCGGCCCGCAGCGCGGCAGGATCGCTGGTCGCCAGGGTGTACTCGTTCAGCCCGCGCGGCCCGAAAGACGAGAAATGCAGGTTAAGGCTGCCTACCGTCAGCATGGCGTCGTCCACCAGCGCGGCCTTGGTGTGCATGCCGCCTGCCGTGCCGGACCAGCGCACCTGCAGGTGGTCTTCCAGGCCCAGCGGCTTGAGGTACGTCCACACACCCGACAGCAGGGCCAGCGGCTCAATCTGCAGCAGAGGATCATAGTCCAGCACCACCCGAACCCGCACGCCCCGGTCCCGCACCCCGCTCACAATCGCCTGCCACACCGGCAGGGCCTCGCCGGGGAACGGGCAGCCTCCCGGCGCTGTCAGGCTCAGGCTGCACTGAAGCGTGCCGCTGATCTGCGACTGCATCAGGTCAATGCTGGACCCCGCGGCGGCAAACAGCGCGGGCAGCGCCGCGTCCTGCGTCTCGTAGCCGGAGCGGCGGTATAGACCGTAGGCACGTGACGTTCCGGCGGGTGCCGGCGGGGCGGTATAGAACAGCGGATAGGGTTCGCCCGCGTCCACCAGCGTGCAGGCGCGGCGCAGGGTGGCCACCGTGACGCTGCCGCCGCACCGCAGCGGGCGGCTCAGCAGCCAGGAATCGCGGAAGGCCGCCGCCGTGTGCCGCGCCACCGGCCCCTTCAGGTCCAGCAGCAGATCGGTCAGGTCCAGGCCACCGGGGGTGCTGTCCGGGACATGGAAATAGCTGATGTTCGCCCCGCCCGCCGACGTCTCCTGCCCGTCAATCACCAGCAGTTTGAGGTGGTTGTGCGGGGAAGCGTAGGTGTAGTTGGCAAGCTCCAGCCTGAAGCCCTGCACCGGGTCGCCCGACAGCGGCACCCCGGCTTCCAGCAGGTGCTGCGCGGCGCTGTAGACGCTGCTGCTGGGGTCCAGCAAGGCGTCCAGGCGCACGCTGTTGCCGAACATCAGCCGGACGGTCACGCCCTGGGGATAGCGGGCGGGGAAGCGGGCCACCGATGCCCTCAACGCAGCCACCGCGCGGGCCAGCAGCGCTCCAGGTGCGTCCTTGCCGCCGTCCCACAGCATGTTGGCCAGCAACACCTCGCGCCGGGCCGACTCGATCTGGCGGGCCACCACCCTGAAGCCGCCCAGCGGGTCCGGAGCCTGACCGCTCTCGCCCGAGTCATCATTGGGAAAGTGAATAAGGCGTACAAACGCGTTGCCGCAGCTCAGCTCGGCGCCCTGGCCACGCAGATGGGCGTACAGCACGCGGTCCAGGGGGGCCTGCGGCGCGGGACAGTCCGGTACCACCAGGCCCAGCCCATCCAGCGTGGCCAGCTCGGGAGGAGAGAGGTCACCGGCCAGTAGGGTGAACGGCGTGGGCTTGGGTGAGGCGGCGTTCAGCGTGGCGGGGCTGGGAGAGGTGGGGGACGCGACACCGCCCAGGCCCAGCAGCAAGCCCAGCAGCGCCACCAGACCAAACATCCTCAGCAACAGCAGCGCCCCCATCCCCCACAGCTTAGACGGCGTGTCCGGCCCGTGCCTGACGCCACCTTCACCACTCCTGATAGCTTGGCGCATGACCGCCGCCGCCCCCTTCACGCCTGACCGTCACCTTCTGAGCGTCAACATCGGCCAGCCTTCCACCGTCCAGATCGGCGCGCGTCCGCACGTCAGCGGCATCGACAAACGGCCTCTGCCGGGCCGGGTGCGCGTAACCGGGGTCGGGCTGGACGGTGACCGGGTGGTGGACACCCGCCACCACGGCGGCCCCGATCAGGCCGTGTACGTGTACACCCGCGAGGATTACGCCCACTGGGAGGCTGAGCTGGGACGGCCCCTGCCTCCCGGCCTGTTCGGGGAGAACCTGCTAGTGGGCGGGCTGGAATCCGCCACCATGCGGGTGGGTGACCGTCTAGAAATCGGGCAGGGCGCAAGTTCAGAGGGGGGCGGCGTGCTGCTGGAGGTCACTGCCCCGCGTATTCCCTGCGCCACGCTGGCGGCACATCTCGGCGATCCAGCCTTTATCAGGCGGTTTGTGGCGGCGGGCCGTCCCGGCTTCTACACCCGCGTCCTGCGCGGCGGCCAGCTGGGGGTCGGCGACCGTGTGCGCGTCACCTCCGCCCCGAAGGACGCGCCGACCATCGCGCAGCTGTTCGCCCTGTGGTACGACGCGGCCCCGGACCCCGAAACGCTGCAACGGTACCTGGAGTTCCCACTGGCCGTGCGCGTCCGGGCCAGGGTGCAGGGTCAGCTGGCCGAGAGGCGTGAAGGCTCAACCCTGTGAGTGGCAGCGGAATCCACCCAGGGCAGGGTTAATGGACCAGCCAGTGAGTATGGGGGCTTAACGGCCAGACGCCCAATTGCCAAACGCCCCTACTCTGCAAACGGCAGTTCCAGCGGAAAGATCCGTCCCGCCAGCGTCTCCAGCCCCCGGCGCCCGGCGCGGTCCTGGCAGGCCCCGGTGGCGGTGCATAGCGTCACGTAACGGGTGCGGCGGGCGGCCACCACCACGCGGTACAGCGCGGCCTCACTGCGGCTGCGGGTGTAGTGGCACAGATCGCAGTGCAGGACATTCTTGCCCCGGGGGTCCAGTGGGGTGAATTCGGCCAGCTGATCGCCGTGGACCAGGGCCAGCCGCCCATCGGCCACCGGGTACAGGCCCAGGGTGGGCCGGGCGTCGCCCTCGTGGGGGCCGAACAGTTCGCGGTGCGTTTCGGGGAAAAGTTCCCGCAACAGGTCGCGGGCGCTGTGTTCCTGTGGGCGCGGGTCTTTCATTGCCGCCCAGTTTACCCGCCCCCCGCCCTCAGGAACGTGGACGCTGGCACAGGCGGCGGGGGCCAGGACGCCTAGACTGCGGAGCGTGACGCGGCCCCAGGCGCAGGAAAAAATTGAGAGTAGGAGGCAGCGACGGTGAAGCACCGCACCGCCAACCGCAGCGGCATCGTGATCCGGCGCCGGGTGCTGCCTTCCGGCGACATCATCGTGACGCTGCTGACGCCGCAGGGCAAGCTGAAGGCCATTGCGCGCGGCGGGGTGCGCGGGCCACTGGCCAGCCGCCTGAACCTGTTTCACCACGTCGGCGTGCAGACCTACCAGACGCCGCAGAACGATCTGGCCACCCTCAAGCAGGCGGTGCTGGAAGGCGCGCTGCCCTCGCTGGCCGAGCCGGAGCGTCACGCCTTCGCGCATCTGCTGGCCGAATTTGCCGACGCGCTGTTTCAGGAGGGCGAGTTCAGCCAGCAGGCTTTCGAGCTGTTCGCGGGGGCGCTGCGCGGCGTGGCCCACCAGCCGGACCCCGAGTGGGTGGCGCTGGTCATGAGTCACAAGCTGCTGGGGCTGGCCGGCATCGTGCCGCAAACGGCCCGCTGCGCCCGCTGCAGCGCGCCGGACCCCGCGCACCCGGACCCGCTGGGCGGCCAGATGCTGTGCGCCGCCTGCGCCAGCCTGCCCGCGTACCCGCCCGAGTCGCTGGACTTCCTGCTGGGTGCGGTGCGCCGCACGGTGAGGGCCAGCATGGACGCCCCGGTGCCGCCTGAGCAGCGCCCGGCGCTGTGGCGCACCCTGGAACGCTTCGTGACCGTGCAGGTGGGCGGCGTGCACAGCTGGCGGCAGCTGGTGCCCAGCGCGGCTGTCGTCTAGGCGGGCCTGGGCTGGTCCTCCTGCCCGAACGCCGCGATGGCCCCCAGCAGCGCCACCGGGGCCGTCTCGGCCCGCAGCACGCGCGGCCCCAGGGTGACGGCGTGGGCGCCGCGCTCCAGCAGGCCCCCCACCTCGGCGCTGGTCAGGCCACCTTCCGGGCCGGTCAGGACGTTCACGGGTGCGGCCCAGTCCAGCAGGGGCATGATCCGCCCCTGCGAACCCGGCTGGGCCACGAACAGCTGACCCTCCCAGGCAAACTCGGTCAGGGAGATGGGCGCAAGCACCTGCGGCACCACCGCGCGGCGCGACTGCTTGCTGGCCTCCTCGGCCACCCGCGCCAGCCGCAGCAGCTTCTGCGCCCCGATCTCGCGGGCGTCGGCGCGGGCCGTGACCAGCAGTTGCACCCGCGCCACGCCCAGCTCGGTGGCGGCGCGTACCACGTCCGAGAGCTTGTCTCCCTTCAGGAGGGCCACCGCCAGCGTCAGGGGAAACGGCGTCTCGGCCGCGCCGCTGACCGCCTCGCCCAGCGTCAGGACGGCGCGGCCCGCCTCCAGTTGGGCAATCTGAGCGGCGGCCTCGGCCCCCTGCCCGTCGAAAACCCGCAGGACGTCGCCCACCTTCAGGCGCAGCACGTGCAGGTGGCGGGCCTCGCGCGGACCGAGGTCCATCCGGGGCGTCAGGGCCGAGACGCGGATGCGGGTGTCGGTCATGCGGTCCCTCCCACCGGGCGGGTCCCGGCTGGGCGAATCACTGGGCAGGCGCGGTGGCCGTGACCAGCACCCACTCGCCGTCCTCGCGCACCGTCACGTCGCCGAAGCCCTCGCGGTCCAGGGCGGCGCGGACCAGGGCCAGTTTGCCGGTCAGGATGCCGGTCAGGATCAGCGGCCCGCCAGGACGCAGCGCGGCGGCGTACTCGCCGGCCAGCAGATCGTGTAGTTCGGCGTAGAGGTTGGCAACCAGCACGTCGTACACCTCGTCCGTGTCGTCGCCCAGGCCCAGGCTGCCCTCGGCAAAGGCCACCCGGCCCGGCGGCACCCCGTTGATCTCCGCGTTCTCGGTGGCAATGGGAATGGTCAGCGGGTCAATGTCCAGCCCGGTGGCGTGCTCCGCGCCCAGCAGCGCCGCCGCGATGGCCAGCACGCCGCTGCCGGTGCCCACGTCCAGCACCCGCCTGCCCCCCAGGTCCAGGGCGGACAGGGCTTCGACCGCCATGCGCGTCGTGGCGTGGTGCCCGGTGCCAAAGGCCATGCCCGGCTCGATCACCAGCGCCGTCTGTCCGGCGCCCACCTCATGGCGCAGCCACGGCGGCACGATGGTCACGCGGCCCGCCAGCACCGGCCGCAGCGTCGCCTTGAACTGCGCCTGCCAGTCCTGCTCGACCTCGTCGCGCCACTCGCCGTCCGCAATGTCATCGTCCAGTTCAGCGCGGGTGTCGAAGTAGGCGCGGATCAGCCCGGCGCGCTCTTCCAGGCCCGTCGCCCCGGCCTCCCACAGCAGATCAAGGTGCGCCTCGCGCGTTTCAAAGGTTCCCGGCAGGTGGTAGACCAGCATGTACAGGAGTCTAGAGGCAACAGGGCCGCACGCGTCACCGTCAGGATGACCCCACCGCGCCCCCAGGCCACGACTTGGGCGGCGGGGCCAGCGGGAATTTAGACGCCCACACTGCCACATAATTCCCCACCCCTATACTGCCGCGCATGGAACTTGCCATCGTCGGCGTCGGAAAACTGGGCCTGGCCCTGCTGGAAGGGGTGACGGCACGCGGCGGCATCGCGCCCGCGCAGATCGGTTTGATCGACGCGAACACCGCCCGCGTGCAGGACATCGCCGCGCGCACCGGGGCGCGGGTGATCGCCCCGGCGGACCTGGGACAGGCGCAGCGCATCCTGATCAGCCTGCAACCGCGCGTGTTTCCCGAAACCAGCGAATGGCTGGCGCAGGAGAACGCCGGATACATCAGCACCATGGCCGGGGTCAGCGTGGCGAGCCTGGCGCGGCGGCTGGGCACGCAGCGGGTGGTGCGGGTGATGCCCAATCTGGCGGCCACCATCGGGCTGTCGCAGACGGCCATCACCGGGCCGCGCGAGGCCGCGGACGCGGGCGATCTGGCCTTCGCGCACCACCTGTTCGGCTCGGTGGGCGACGCCTATGACCTGCCCGAACACCTGTTCAACGCCTTTACCGGCATGAGCGCCTCTGGCCCCGCCTACGCCGCCGTGGTGGCCGAGGCGCTGGCCGACGGCGGCGTCCGCATGGGCCTGCCGCGCGTGCTGGCCAACGAACTGGCCGCCAAACTGCTGGTGGCCAGCGGCGAACTGCTGCAGCGCCGTGCCCACCCCGGCATGCTCAAGGATGAGGTGGCCTCGCCGGGCGGCACCACCATTGCCGGGCTGGCGGCCCTGGAAGCGGCGGGCGTGCGCGGCGGACTGATGCACGCGGTGATCGAGGCCACCCGCCGCAGCACGGAACTGGGGCTGGATCAGGAGTAAGGCCGGAACCAGACGGGAGACAGACCGGCACAGGCCGGTGTCCGTCAGAAGGCTGTCACGGCCCGCACCCTAGGCTGCGCCAGAGATGCCTGCCGAACCGACATTCATGTTCCGCCGCCGCCTGCCCGCGCTGGGCGCTGTGCTGCTGCTGGGCAATCTGGCCGGGGCCGCCGCACAGGGCCGGGCCTATCCAGAGTATTACCCCCACAAATCCGGCACCCACTGGACCTACAGCAACGGCGAGACGCAGGTGGTGGGACCCGCCGTGACGCACCGGGGTGTGCGGGTGGTGCCGGTCAGCCACCAGTTCGGCGGCAAAACCTTCACGCAGGACCTGCTGGAATACCGCGCCGACGGCAGCGTGTGGCTGCGCGGCGTCAACACGGGCGGACGGCTGGGCTGGTACGCCGCGCCGCTCAACATCTACCCGCCCGCCCCGCTGACGCCCGGCCAGCGCTGGACCAGCGCCAGCGGCAACATGACCGTCAGCAGCGCCGTGACCGGCGTGGCAACCATTGAAACCAGTGGGCGCCGGTACAACGCCCTGAGCATCCGCACCGAGACCAGCGCGGGCGGGCGCGTCAGCGTGCAGACCGCGTATTTCGTGCCGGGCCTGGGTGTCGTGCGTTTTGAAACGGCGGACGGAAGCCGGGTCAACCTGCTGCGCTAGGACATGCCGGCCCGCGCCCCCTGCGCCGGAGAGCCCGCCAGTGCGATACTTCCGGCATGGATGTTCTCGAATTGTACCGGCAGGCCGGGGCCTACCACGAGGGGCACTTTCTGCTCGCCAGTGGCCGCCACAGCCCCAAATTCCTGCAAAGCACCACTGTGCTGCAATACCCGCACCTGACCGGGCAGATCGCTGCCGCCATGGCCGGGAAACTCACGGAGGCGGGCGTGCAGGCCAGCCTCCTGATCGGTCCCGCGATGGGCGGCGTGGTCCTGGCCTACGAGGTGGCGCGGCACTTCGGCGGGGAGGACGTCCGCGCCATCTTCGCCGAGAAGGACGGGCAGGGCGGCATGAAAATCCGGGAGGCCTTCACGGTGGCACCGGGCGAGGCCTTTATTGCCGTGGAAGACGTGCTGACCACCGGAGGCAGCGTGCTGAAAGCCGTGCGCGCCGCCGAGGCCGCCGGGGGCAGGTGCGCGGCCATCGCGTGCATCGTGGACCGCCGCGCCGAGGGCGGCCCGCTGGCCGGTTATCCGCTGGTGTCGCTGAGCCGTCTGGTGTTTGACACCTACCCGCCGGGTGAGGTGCCGGAGTGGCTGGCGCAGCTTCCCATGCAGGAGATCTAGAGCGCCGGTCTGAAACCGGACCGGGGCAGTTCAGACCAGCGCAGGCAGTAGGCCAGCTTCAGACCTGGGTGACGTGGCCGCTGGGCGCGGCGGGCAGCGGGACCGGGACCGGGGCCGCCAGCAACTCGCGCAGCAGCGGGGCGAAGGCCGCCGTGTCGTTCACGCAGCCCAGATGGCCCTGCTCAGAGGCGAATTCCAGGTGCGTATGGTCCACGCCCGCCGCCGCCGAGGCCTGCGCGAAGGCCCGCATCTCGGCGGCGGGGAAGAACTGGTCCACCGCGACGTTCACGGTCAGCAGCCGCAGCCCGCATCCGGCCCAGCGCGCGAACAGGTCAGCGTGTGGGGCCACTTCCGCCAGACGGTGGGTGCCCACCAGCCGGGCAATATCCAGAATGTGCGCCAGACTGGCCGTGCCCGAGCGGGACGACAGGTAGGTGTTGAACTCGCCGCCGCGAAATGTCGCCTCCAGCCCGTCGGCCCCCAGACCAAAAAAGGTGATCAGACGCAGCGCCCCGTCCAGATTGTCCTGTGCAGCCACGTGCCCCAGCAGCGGCGCAAAGGCGTCCCGCAGCGCCGGCCCGACATGCGGACTGGCCGCCACCGCCGCCACGCGTGGGGCCAGCTCAGGGGTTCGGGCGGCCCACTGCAGGGCCTGCAGCCCACCCAGGCTGGGGCCAGCCACCGCGTGCCAGCGCTGCACCCCCAGCGCCCACATCAGCTCGCGCTGCATGGCGTGCAGGTCGCCAAAGTCCCAGCACGGAAAGCGCTCGCCCCACCGCTGACCGTCCGGGTGCGGGGTGTCCGGCCCGGTGGTCACGATGCCGGGATCCAGCGCCTGCACGTTGGAGGGGGTGTTCAGACAGATCACGAAGTAGCGGTCCGTGTCCAGCGGCCGCCCCGGCCCAATCAGGTCCGCCCACCAGCCGGGGGTGCCGTCCGGGCCATGGCCCGCCGCGCGCATGGTGCCGGTGTAGTAGTGACATACCAGCACGGCGTTGTCCCGCGCCTCATTCAGGGTGCCCCACGACTGCGCCCCCAGCCGCAGCGGCACCGCCACGCCCGCCAACATCGCCTGGAGCGAGAAGATCCACTCTCCCGGCCCGCCTCTCCTCTCCAGCCGTGCGTCCCGCAGCGTCTCGCTCATCACGGCTGAGGGTAGGCGCGGGGCGTTACGCGGCGGTCACACCGGCCCCCCGCTGCGGCAGGGTCCAGTCAGGTCATGCAGCCGCAGCAGCCCTTATTCCAGGCCCACATTTCAGGAGCGCAGTCCCGGCCCCACACCCCCCATAATGGCTTCCGGATGCGCCGCTTCCACCTTCCTCCCATTCCGGCGCTGCTGCTGTCGATGCTGAGCATTCAGGCGGGCGCGGCCTACGCCAAGACGCTGTTTCCGCTGATTGGGCCACTGGGCGCCACCGGCCTGCGCGTGGG
This DNA window, taken from Deinococcus aerolatus, encodes the following:
- a CDS encoding cupin domain-containing protein: MTTEQPLPAPDIQRAAPPQVMAVTPGGRSLLFTLEPGQGIPPHRHPGSQVLLAVLSGEVEVRAPDMQVARAGEVLVHDGDGSISLLARQSAQVLVTLLTR
- a CDS encoding group III truncated hemoglobin, producing the protein MTGPLLLTAGGETLFSRIGEARLRALLWGFYAEVMKDELLAPVFKQRVGPFPGAGWPVHIARLEGFWRAVTGGPSAYRGQPGPAHSDLGAGAEHFDRWLALWETALAEHLGPPEAQAMLVLASRMRGSLQRFALAGASPSLTQTHLTQRVQ
- a CDS encoding indolepyruvate ferredoxin oxidoreductase subunit alpha produces the protein MTHIITSPCIGTKDASCTEVCPVECIYDAGELYLIHPDECIDCGACVPACPVSAILAEEAVVGWITHLKLGASVLLCAAVGAA
- a CDS encoding Bax inhibitor-1/YccA family protein → MQTYPMPRPQARTAEIVRTFMARTYSWMAAGLALTAGIAFLTAQNEAFAYQIMQYRMPLLLVQLGLVFGLSLFADRLNSAVAGMLFIAYAALTGLTFSALLFAYSPAAVISAFATTAGTFAAMSVVGYVIKKDLSVMGRFFLFALIGLIIAMIVNIFVASSALTFGISIIGVLLFAGLTAYDTQMLRNMALSGIEGEQAERAAINGALRLYLDFINMFLFILRLFGGSRN
- a CDS encoding phospholipase D-like domain-containing protein, whose product is MGALLLLRMFGLVALLGLLLGLGGVASPTSPSPATLNAASPKPTPFTLLAGDLSPPELATLDGLGLVVPDCPAPQAPLDRVLYAHLRGQGAELSCGNAFVRLIHFPNDDSGESGQAPDPLGGFRVVARQIESARREVLLANMLWDGGKDAPGALLARAVAALRASVARFPARYPQGVTVRLMFGNSVRLDALLDPSSSVYSAAQHLLEAGVPLSGDPVQGFRLELANYTYASPHNHLKLLVIDGQETSAGGANISYFHVPDSTPGGLDLTDLLLDLKGPVARHTAAAFRDSWLLSRPLRCGGSVTVATLRRACTLVDAGEPYPLFYTAPPAPAGTSRAYGLYRRSGYETQDAALPALFAAAGSSIDLMQSQISGTLQCSLSLTAPGGCPFPGEALPVWQAIVSGVRDRGVRVRVVLDYDPLLQIEPLALLSGVWTYLKPLGLEDHLQVRWSGTAGGMHTKAALVDDAMLTVGSLNLHFSSFGPRGLNEYTLATSDPAALRAARQTFDFEWARSTPLRLPYWLRP
- a CDS encoding MOSC domain-containing protein; protein product: MTAAAPFTPDRHLLSVNIGQPSTVQIGARPHVSGIDKRPLPGRVRVTGVGLDGDRVVDTRHHGGPDQAVYVYTREDYAHWEAELGRPLPPGLFGENLLVGGLESATMRVGDRLEIGQGASSEGGGVLLEVTAPRIPCATLAAHLGDPAFIRRFVAAGRPGFYTRVLRGGQLGVGDRVRVTSAPKDAPTIAQLFALWYDAAPDPETLQRYLEFPLAVRVRARVQGQLAERREGSTL
- the recO gene encoding DNA repair protein RecO — encoded protein: MKHRTANRSGIVIRRRVLPSGDIIVTLLTPQGKLKAIARGGVRGPLASRLNLFHHVGVQTYQTPQNDLATLKQAVLEGALPSLAEPERHAFAHLLAEFADALFQEGEFSQQAFELFAGALRGVAHQPDPEWVALVMSHKLLGLAGIVPQTARCARCSAPDPAHPDPLGGQMLCAACASLPAYPPESLDFLLGAVRRTVRASMDAPVPPEQRPALWRTLERFVTVQVGGVHSWRQLVPSAAVV
- a CDS encoding 16S rRNA (uracil(1498)-N(3))-methyltransferase; translated protein: MTDTRIRVSALTPRMDLGPREARHLHVLRLKVGDVLRVFDGQGAEAAAQIAQLEAGRAVLTLGEAVSGAAETPFPLTLAVALLKGDKLSDVVRAATELGVARVQLLVTARADAREIGAQKLLRLARVAEEASKQSRRAVVPQVLAPISLTEFAWEGQLFVAQPGSQGRIMPLLDWAAPVNVLTGPEGGLTSAEVGGLLERGAHAVTLGPRVLRAETAPVALLGAIAAFGQEDQPRPA
- a CDS encoding 50S ribosomal protein L11 methyltransferase; the encoded protein is MLVYHLPGTFETREAHLDLLWEAGATGLEERAGLIRAYFDTRAELDDDIADGEWRDEVEQDWQAQFKATLRPVLAGRVTIVPPWLRHEVGAGQTALVIEPGMAFGTGHHATTRMAVEALSALDLGGRRVLDVGTGSGVLAIAAALLGAEHATGLDIDPLTIPIATENAEINGVPPGRVAFAEGSLGLGDDTDEVYDVLVANLYAELHDLLAGEYAAALRPGGPLILTGILTGKLALVRAALDREGFGDVTVREDGEWVLVTATAPAQ
- the proC gene encoding pyrroline-5-carboxylate reductase, encoding MELAIVGVGKLGLALLEGVTARGGIAPAQIGLIDANTARVQDIAARTGARVIAPADLGQAQRILISLQPRVFPETSEWLAQENAGYISTMAGVSVASLARRLGTQRVVRVMPNLAATIGLSQTAITGPREAADAGDLAFAHHLFGSVGDAYDLPEHLFNAFTGMSASGPAYAAVVAEALADGGVRMGLPRVLANELAAKLLVASGELLQRRAHPGMLKDEVASPGGTTIAGLAALEAAGVRGGLMHAVIEATRRSTELGLDQE
- the pyrE gene encoding orotate phosphoribosyltransferase, with protein sequence MDVLELYRQAGAYHEGHFLLASGRHSPKFLQSTTVLQYPHLTGQIAAAMAGKLTEAGVQASLLIGPAMGGVVLAYEVARHFGGEDVRAIFAEKDGQGGMKIREAFTVAPGEAFIAVEDVLTTGGSVLKAVRAAEAAGGRCAAIACIVDRRAEGGPLAGYPLVSLSRLVFDTYPPGEVPEWLAQLPMQEI
- a CDS encoding alpha/beta fold hydrolase codes for the protein MSETLRDARLERRGGPGEWIFSLQAMLAGVAVPLRLGAQSWGTLNEARDNAVLVCHYYTGTMRAAGHGPDGTPGWWADLIGPGRPLDTDRYFVICLNTPSNVQALDPGIVTTGPDTPHPDGQRWGERFPCWDFGDLHAMQRELMWALGVQRWHAVAGPSLGGLQALQWAARTPELAPRVAAVAASPHVGPALRDAFAPLLGHVAAQDNLDGALRLITFFGLGADGLEATFRGGEFNTYLSSRSGTASLAHILDIARLVGTHRLAEVAPHADLFARWAGCGLRLLTVNVAVDQFFPAAEMRAFAQASAAAGVDHTHLEFASEQGHLGCVNDTAAFAPLLRELLAAPVPVPLPAAPSGHVTQV